One window of the Ureibacillus sp. FSL W7-1570 genome contains the following:
- a CDS encoding iron-containing alcohol dehydrogenase produces MNSFTFKNPVRLYFGKGEIRQLKKELPRYGRNILLVYGGGSIKRNGIYDEVISILNELDLNIFELGGVEPNPRVETARKGIEICKRESIDFVLAVGGGSVIDCSKLIVAGAKLEEDPWKIVTNQVPVKDALPLGTVLTLAATGSEMNANSVITNGATKEKYGWSSGKVFPKFSILDPTYTMTVPKDQTVYGIVDMMSHVFEQYFHDAENTLIMDELCEGVLRTVIETAPKLVEDLENYELRETILLSGTIALNGMLSMGSEGDWATHEIEHAVSAVYDIPHGGGLAILFPNWMKHVMHVNPARFARLATKVFQVDPSNKSDEEIALEGIERLKAFWTTLGAPSRLKDYGIDDSKLDVLVGKAMANGPIGTFKVLDEEDVREIFRMSL; encoded by the coding sequence ATGAACAGCTTTACGTTTAAAAATCCGGTTCGTTTATATTTTGGGAAAGGGGAGATCCGCCAATTAAAAAAAGAGTTGCCGAGGTACGGACGAAATATCCTTTTGGTATATGGCGGCGGAAGCATAAAAAGAAATGGGATCTATGATGAAGTCATTTCAATTTTGAATGAACTTGATTTAAACATCTTTGAGTTAGGCGGTGTGGAACCAAATCCAAGAGTGGAAACAGCAAGGAAAGGCATCGAGATTTGCAAACGGGAATCCATCGATTTTGTCCTTGCAGTCGGCGGAGGTTCCGTCATTGATTGTTCGAAACTGATTGTCGCCGGAGCCAAGCTTGAGGAAGACCCGTGGAAAATCGTCACAAATCAAGTACCAGTGAAGGATGCATTGCCGCTGGGGACGGTGTTGACGCTGGCTGCAACCGGTTCGGAAATGAACGCCAATTCCGTTATTACGAATGGAGCAACAAAAGAAAAATACGGCTGGTCAAGCGGCAAGGTGTTTCCAAAATTCTCGATACTCGATCCAACTTATACAATGACGGTGCCGAAAGACCAAACGGTGTATGGCATTGTCGATATGATGTCCCATGTATTCGAACAATATTTCCATGATGCGGAAAATACATTAATCATGGACGAACTGTGTGAAGGGGTGCTCAGAACCGTAATTGAAACGGCACCGAAGTTGGTGGAGGATTTGGAAAACTATGAATTGCGGGAGACGATTTTGCTTTCCGGAACAATCGCCTTGAATGGAATGCTCTCAATGGGTTCGGAAGGGGATTGGGCAACCCATGAAATTGAACATGCTGTTTCAGCCGTTTATGATATTCCCCATGGCGGCGGACTTGCCATCCTGTTCCCGAACTGGATGAAACATGTCATGCATGTCAATCCCGCCCGTTTTGCCCGCCTTGCAACAAAAGTATTTCAGGTGGATCCTTCAAATAAATCTGATGAAGAAATTGCATTGGAAGGCATTGAGCGTCTGAAAGCGTTTTGGACAACTCTAGGAGCCCCAAGCCGGTTGAAAGATTACGGCATTGATGATTCGAAGCTGGATGTTTTAGTGGGAAAAGCGATGGCGAACGGTCCGATTGGCACCTTTAAAGTGCTTGATGAAGAAGATGTCAGGGAAATTTTTAGAATGTCCCTATAA
- a CDS encoding Glu/Leu/Phe/Val dehydrogenase translates to MAENVNLLTSTQEVIKEALYRLGYDEAMYELLKEPLRVLKVRIPVKMDDGTTKVFTGYRAQHSDAVGPTKGGIRFHPDVTEDEVKALSMWMTLKCGIVDLPYGGGKGGIVCDPRQMSMGELERLSRGYVRAISQIVGPTKDIPAPDVFTNAQIMAWMMDEYSRIDEFNSPGFITGKPIVLGGSQGRDRATAEGVTIVIQEAAKKRGIDIKDARVVIQGFGNAGGFLAKFMSDLGAKVIGISDAYGALYDPDGLDIDHLLDRRDSFGTVTTLFENTITNKELLELDCDILVPAAIENQITAENAPNIKAKIVVEAANGPTTTEATKILTERGILLVPDVLASAGGVTVSYFEWVQNNQGYYWSAEEVKEKLRERMVNAFENVYQTAQSRNIDMRLAAYMVGVRRTAEACRFRGWV, encoded by the coding sequence ATGGCTGAAAATGTTAATCTTCTAACTTCTACGCAGGAAGTGATTAAAGAGGCATTATACAGGCTTGGATATGATGAAGCGATGTATGAATTATTGAAAGAACCGCTTCGCGTGTTGAAGGTGCGCATCCCGGTAAAAATGGATGATGGGACAACAAAAGTATTTACCGGCTACCGCGCCCAACATTCCGATGCTGTGGGGCCAACAAAAGGGGGTATACGTTTCCATCCGGATGTAACTGAAGATGAAGTGAAAGCGCTTTCTATGTGGATGACATTAAAATGCGGGATTGTTGATTTGCCGTATGGCGGAGGAAAAGGCGGTATCGTTTGCGATCCTCGGCAAATGTCCATGGGGGAACTTGAACGATTGAGCCGCGGTTATGTCCGTGCAATCAGCCAAATTGTCGGTCCGACGAAGGATATCCCGGCTCCGGATGTATTTACGAATGCGCAAATCATGGCTTGGATGATGGACGAGTATAGCCGGATTGACGAATTCAATTCCCCTGGATTCATCACAGGAAAACCGATTGTTTTAGGTGGTTCACAAGGACGCGACCGGGCAACGGCAGAAGGGGTAACCATTGTCATTCAGGAAGCGGCGAAAAAGCGAGGAATTGATATCAAAGATGCCCGGGTAGTCATTCAAGGATTCGGAAATGCCGGCGGTTTCTTGGCGAAATTCATGAGCGACTTGGGTGCAAAAGTCATTGGGATTTCCGATGCTTACGGCGCCTTATACGATCCGGACGGTCTGGATATCGATCATCTGCTTGATCGCAGAGACAGCTTTGGTACCGTAACAACACTGTTTGAGAATACCATCACGAATAAAGAATTGCTGGAATTGGACTGCGACATACTTGTTCCGGCGGCAATCGAAAACCAAATTACCGCTGAAAATGCACCAAATATTAAAGCGAAAATTGTTGTGGAAGCGGCCAATGGTCCAACGACGACAGAAGCTACAAAAATCCTTACTGAACGCGGCATTTTATTGGTGCCGGATGTATTGGCATCCGCAGGCGGCGTAACTGTTTCCTACTTCGAATGGGTTCAAAATAACCAAGGCTACTATTGGTCCGCTGAAGAAGTGAAAGAAAAATTGCGCGAAAGAATGGTGAACGCCTTCGAAAATGTTTATCAAACAGCACAGAGCCGAAATATTGATATGCGGCTTGCCGCTTACATGGTCGGTGTTCGCCGCACAGCCGAAGCCTGCCGATTCCGCGGCTGGGTATAA